Proteins encoded in a region of the Campylobacter geochelonis genome:
- a CDS encoding DedA family protein translates to MLKEIIDFIVQTVGAWGYPGIFFMMFLESSFFPFPSEVVMIPAGYLIHKGQMSWSLAFIAGVGGSLAGAIFNYYLCYFFGRKLIEKYGKFVGINDEKMNKFEAFFNKHGEISTFNCRLIPGIRQYISLPAGLAKMNMFKFCLYTSLGAGIWVLILMILGFYLGQNEALLKEKLHIITITLLVIVAAISLVYLYFVKKSSKKL, encoded by the coding sequence TTGTTAAAAGAAATTATAGATTTTATCGTCCAAACAGTCGGCGCTTGGGGATATCCAGGGATATTTTTTATGATGTTTTTAGAGAGTAGTTTTTTTCCTTTTCCTAGCGAAGTTGTTATGATACCAGCTGGATACTTGATACACAAAGGTCAGATGAGTTGGAGCTTAGCATTTATCGCTGGAGTTGGCGGTTCGCTTGCGGGAGCGATTTTTAACTACTATTTATGCTACTTTTTTGGCCGAAAACTTATAGAAAAATATGGTAAATTTGTTGGCATAAATGATGAAAAAATGAATAAATTTGAAGCATTTTTTAACAAACACGGCGAAATTTCCACCTTTAACTGCCGTTTAATCCCAGGCATTCGTCAATACATCAGCCTTCCAGCTGGACTTGCAAAGATGAATATGTTTAAATTCTGCCTTTATACATCGCTTGGCGCTGGAATTTGGGTTTTGATTTTGATGATTTTAGGCTTTTATCTTGGGCAAAACGAGGCGCTTTTAAAAGAAAAACTTCATATCATCACCATAACTTTACTAGTAATAGTTGCAGCTATATCGCTTGTTTATCTATATTTTGTTAAAAAATCTTCTAAAAAACTTTAG
- a CDS encoding phosphoethanolamine transferase, with protein sequence MSKISSVKFIPIFSLVLLALNYVFFKEMFSRSDDLLFIFDSILVFYAICLLIVSVFFIPYLLKPFTVLCLIVGGLCLYFSMSYGTIIDSNMLENAMQTDRKEAFSLLNLNLIFAVLIIIFLIFIIFKIKIIYQKPKFELFFRLVFITLSLVIIGGSFIVYSKTYFSFFRENRELKYYTNPFYPLYSMEKVIKKSLPTKKVPFEQIGLDATLKPSQKPKLFVLVVGETQRAKNYSLNGYTTHDTNEFLEKKDVVSFTNFYSCGTATAVSVPCLFSGLGRSEFDAKRVENRGNLLDVLSKAGVDIFWFDNNSGGCKGVCDRVKKEQTQIYNASDFDKNVFNDASNLIPNLNKTTLIVLHLQGAHGPVYYKEYPSEFKKFTPTCDTSKLGTCSLSQIENTYDNSIRYTDFLLSNLVDSLKKVDNKFDVGMFFASDHGESLGEHDIYLHGMPYAIAPDEQKHIPAIFWLSDKAKLNRLESIKNDKFSHDNIFYFVLGFYGVKSSIYNPNLDIFVM encoded by the coding sequence ATGAGTAAGATTAGTTCTGTTAAATTTATACCTATTTTTAGTTTGGTGCTACTAGCTTTAAACTATGTTTTTTTCAAAGAGATGTTTTCTAGAAGCGATGATTTGCTTTTTATATTTGATTCTATTTTAGTTTTTTATGCTATTTGTCTGCTTATCGTATCTGTGTTTTTCATACCGTATTTATTAAAGCCATTTACTGTTTTATGCTTGATAGTTGGGGGTTTGTGCTTGTATTTTAGTATGAGTTATGGCACGATAATTGATTCAAATATGTTAGAAAACGCTATGCAAACAGATAGAAAAGAGGCATTTTCGCTTTTAAATTTAAACTTAATCTTTGCTGTTTTAATTATAATTTTTCTTATATTTATTATATTTAAAATAAAAATTATATATCAAAAACCTAAATTTGAACTGTTTTTTAGACTTGTTTTTATAACATTATCTTTGGTTATTATCGGTGGAAGTTTTATAGTTTATAGTAAGACATACTTTTCGTTTTTTCGCGAAAATAGAGAGCTAAAGTATTATACAAATCCATTTTATCCGCTTTATTCTATGGAAAAAGTCATCAAAAAATCACTTCCAACAAAAAAAGTGCCATTTGAACAAATCGGTCTTGACGCAACTCTTAAACCAAGTCAAAAGCCAAAATTGTTTGTTTTAGTTGTTGGCGAGACGCAAAGGGCTAAAAATTACTCGCTAAACGGATACACTACGCACGATACAAATGAGTTTTTAGAGAAAAAAGATGTTGTAAGTTTTACAAATTTCTACTCGTGCGGAACTGCCACAGCCGTGAGTGTACCATGCTTGTTTTCTGGTTTAGGCAGAAGCGAGTTTGATGCAAAACGAGTGGAAAATAGAGGGAATTTACTAGATGTTTTAAGCAAAGCTGGGGTTGATATATTTTGGTTTGATAACAACTCTGGAGGTTGCAAGGGCGTATGTGATAGGGTTAAAAAAGAGCAGACGCAAATTTATAATGCAAGCGATTTTGATAAAAATGTATTTAACGATGCATCAAATTTGATACCAAATTTAAACAAAACAACTCTTATAGTCCTTCACCTACAAGGCGCTCATGGGCCGGTTTATTATAAGGAGTATCCGAGTGAGTTTAAAAAATTCACTCCTACGTGCGATACTTCAAAGCTAGGAACATGCTCACTATCGCAGATCGAAAATACTTATGATAACTCGATTAGATATACTGATTTTTTGCTTTCAAATTTAGTTGATTCGCTTAAAAAAGTGGATAATAAATTTGATGTTGGTATGTTTTTTGCAAGCGACCATGGGGAGAGTTTAGGCGAGCATGATATCTATCTGCACGGAATGCCTTACGCCATAGCTCCAGATGAGCAAAAGCACATTCCAGCGATATTTTGGCTAAGCGATAAAGCAAAATTAAATAGGCTAGAAAGTATAAAAAATGATAAATTCTCGCACGATAATATTTTTTATTTTGTTCTTGGATTTTACGGTGTGAAAAGTAGTATTTATAATCCAAATTTAGATATATTTGTTATGTAG
- a CDS encoding DUF4198 domain-containing protein, translating to MKLLSPFIVAYLLTSSLFAHQIIAEKKDNHYEIAFWAHDGFNKYDKKQLMSAKAYDINAKPILSGIDFSKDTPQILTDGKVAVVTAVFDALYWTQTDKGYENISQDEFKGVVFDSLRSIKLGKTYFAYSEKLSKPLGLELEVTPLINPLTIKVGEKLPVLVTYQGKVLSGAEFETKDGELDGVKTDEFGIAFVPIKSSGLQIIAAVHTYPYIFDRLSQNITVQSSISFEVK from the coding sequence ATGAAATTACTTAGTCCATTCATCGTAGCATATCTGCTTACATCTTCGCTTTTTGCTCACCAAATCATCGCCGAGAAAAAGGATAACCACTATGAAATCGCCTTTTGGGCACATGATGGTTTTAACAAATATGATAAAAAACAGTTAATGAGCGCAAAAGCATATGATATAAATGCAAAGCCTATTTTAAGCGGAATTGACTTTAGCAAGGATACGCCACAAATTTTAACCGATGGAAAAGTAGCCGTAGTAACAGCTGTTTTTGACGCGCTGTATTGGACGCAAACAGATAAAGGATATGAAAATATTTCTCAAGATGAATTTAAAGGTGTCGTTTTTGACTCACTACGCTCCATAAAGCTTGGAAAAACATATTTTGCTTATAGCGAAAAACTTTCAAAACCGCTTGGTCTTGAGCTTGAAGTTACACCACTGATAAATCCGCTTACCATAAAAGTTGGCGAAAAACTGCCTGTTTTAGTCACTTATCAGGGTAAAGTCTTAAGTGGGGCTGAATTTGAGACAAAAGATGGCGAGCTTGATGGCGTAAAAACAGATGAATTTGGTATAGCTTTTGTGCCGATTAAGTCAAGCGGGCTTCAAATCATTGCCGCCGTACACACATATCCATATATTTTTGATAGACTTTCACAAAATATAACAGTTCAATCATCTATAAGCTTTGAGGTTAAGTAG
- a CDS encoding ArsB/NhaD family transporter, whose amino-acid sequence MAVFIFFLTLFLLFLKPFGLKFGTASLIGALLSLVFGTVNLSDVKEIFHLTYEANIAFIALIVVSMVLEANGFFKFIAVKFFSHTKNTMTLFITTLVLCAFCSAFFANDGAVLVMTPLLLALLLGSNLSAKTITAFMLASSFMVDGASSAFVISNLTNILTANYFSIGFADFATSMFLPNLLCVITSLILLVLYFKKELSGKFILAPYGRSSVIKDSWLLKFQIYTLILMFGCCFLLNFISVCWILLFFGAVLFTIGAIRKNFSPKTIITNAPWQVIIFSVSIYIVVFGLKNSGSMAFLTQIYAFALSKGEVVGILSVGYMSAFLSSIFNNLPAVMITNLNIETLANQSLIYANLLGSNLGTKLSPIGSLATLLWLHILNKAGVKISLWEFLKCGFALTFVVLGVSLLAL is encoded by the coding sequence TTGGCAGTTTTTATCTTTTTCTTAACACTATTTTTACTTTTTTTAAAACCGTTTGGGCTTAAATTTGGCACAGCCAGCCTAATAGGCGCACTCTTATCGCTAGTTTTTGGCACAGTAAATTTGAGCGATGTTAAAGAAATTTTTCACCTTACGTATGAAGCAAACATCGCATTTATCGCGCTAATCGTTGTATCAATGGTGCTTGAAGCAAATGGGTTTTTTAAATTTATCGCAGTTAAGTTCTTCTCTCATACAAAAAACACCATGACTCTTTTTATCACCACTCTTGTGCTTTGCGCATTTTGTAGTGCGTTTTTTGCTAACGATGGCGCTGTTTTGGTTATGACCCCATTGCTTTTAGCACTTTTATTAGGCTCAAATCTATCGGCAAAAACCATAACCGCCTTTATGTTAGCAAGTTCGTTTATGGTTGATGGCGCAAGTTCGGCATTTGTCATTTCAAATCTTACAAATATCTTAACCGCAAACTACTTTTCTATCGGTTTTGCCGATTTTGCAACCTCGATGTTTTTGCCAAATTTACTCTGTGTAATTACTAGCTTAATTTTGCTTGTTTTATACTTTAAAAAAGAGCTTAGCGGCAAATTTATCCTAGCGCCTTATGGCAGAAGTTCAGTTATAAAAGATTCATGGCTTTTGAAATTTCAAATTTATACGCTTATTTTGATGTTTGGATGCTGTTTTTTACTAAATTTTATAAGTGTTTGTTGGATTTTACTGTTTTTTGGTGCTGTTCTTTTTACAATCGGTGCGATTAGAAAAAATTTTTCGCCTAAAACGATAATAACAAATGCGCCATGGCAAGTTATCATCTTTAGCGTGTCGATTTACATCGTAGTTTTTGGACTTAAAAATAGCGGTTCTATGGCATTTTTAACTCAAATTTATGCATTTGCATTAAGCAAAGGTGAAGTTGTTGGAATTTTAAGCGTTGGGTATATGAGCGCATTTTTAAGTAGCATTTTTAACAACTTACCGGCTGTCATGATAACCAACTTAAACATCGAAACGCTGGCTAATCAAAGTCTAATTTATGCAAATTTACTAGGCTCAAATCTTGGCACAAAACTAAGTCCGATTGGATCGCTAGCTACACTTTTGTGGCTACATATTTTAAACAAAGCAGGAGTAAAAATCAGCTTGTGGGAGTTTTTAAAATGCGGATTTGCTTTAACATTTGTCGTTTTAGGAGTATCACTTTTAGCGCTTTGA
- a CDS encoding ComEA family DNA-binding protein: protein MKFILKLALIFGALTTFVFAAVNINTATKDELMSLEGIGDIKAEAIIKHREATPFKSIEDIKSVNGIGDKTFNALKSDIDIKGETTVKEKAKKSIKEKSDKLIKSADKKVKKAKEKSEKSKDKAINDSKAKIDKATKLDTKEK, encoded by the coding sequence ATGAAATTTATTTTAAAGTTAGCATTAATCTTTGGTGCTTTAACAACATTTGTGTTTGCAGCTGTTAATATAAACACAGCCACAAAAGATGAGCTTATGAGTTTAGAAGGTATAGGAGATATAAAAGCAGAAGCTATTATAAAGCACAGAGAGGCTACCCCTTTTAAATCAATTGAAGATATTAAAAGTGTAAATGGCATAGGAGATAAAACCTTTAATGCTTTAAAATCAGATATAGATATAAAAGGCGAAACTACTGTTAAAGAAAAAGCTAAAAAAAGTATCAAAGAAAAAAGCGATAAGTTGATAAAGTCAGCTGATAAAAAGGTCAAAAAAGCTAAAGAAAAGAGTGAAAAATCAAAAGATAAAGCAATAAATGATAGCAAAGCTAAGATAGATAAAGCAACTAAGCTTGATACAAAAGAGAAGTAG
- a CDS encoding LysE/ArgO family amino acid transporter: protein MLVLTFVKGFILSFSLIVAIGAQNIFVLKQGIAQSNVFIVCFICFLCDVVLMNIGIFGVGEILATNKIANLTITILGILFLIYYGFLSLKSAFSIKNTLDLKINKISVKKSLILTLGVTLLNPQVYLDTVFIVGAAALTLEVTEKIFFSFGALCSSFIWFFSLGFGAKRLSKWLQKPKIAMCVDVIIAFIMFLIAFSLLKFAISSNLI, encoded by the coding sequence ATGCTAGTTTTAACTTTTGTTAAAGGTTTTATCCTTTCTTTCTCGTTGATTGTAGCTATAGGTGCCCAAAATATTTTTGTCTTAAAGCAAGGTATTGCTCAAAGCAATGTTTTTATAGTATGTTTTATATGTTTTCTATGTGATGTTGTCTTAATGAATATAGGCATATTTGGAGTTGGAGAAATTTTAGCAACGAATAAAATAGCTAATTTAACAATAACAATTTTAGGAATTTTATTTTTAATATATTATGGCTTTTTATCTTTGAAATCTGCATTTTCAATAAAGAATACTTTAGATTTAAAAATAAATAAAATTTCTGTTAAAAAATCACTTATTTTAACCTTGGGGGTAACTCTTTTAAATCCACAAGTATATCTTGATACGGTATTTATAGTTGGAGCCGCTGCTTTGACTCTTGAAGTGACAGAGAAAATATTTTTTTCTTTTGGTGCTCTGTGTTCGTCTTTTATTTGGTTTTTTTCATTAGGTTTTGGAGCAAAAAGATTAAGTAAATGGTTACAAAAACCAAAAATTGCAATGTGTGTAGATGTTATAATAGCTTTTATAATGTTCTTAATAGCTTTCTCATTATTAAAATTTGCAATTAGTTCAAATTTGATATAA
- a CDS encoding ACT domain-containing protein, which yields MKLKKLDGNFIIIKDVNFEFTDNTFCIIKEADGYTMIKTLLNTEENFSEYFKAFYIDELYNFETSGILFKIIEPLKNAKISVLVVSAFSRDYIFVLEKNYETAIKILGI from the coding sequence ATGAAACTAAAGAAATTAGATGGGAACTTTATTATAATAAAAGATGTAAATTTTGAATTTACCGATAACACATTTTGTATTATTAAGGAAGCAGATGGATATACGATGATAAAGACTTTATTAAATACAGAAGAAAATTTTTCAGAATACTTTAAAGCTTTTTATATAGATGAACTTTATAATTTTGAAACTAGCGGTATTTTGTTTAAGATAATTGAACCTTTAAAAAATGCAAAGATTAGTGTTTTAGTTGTATCTGCTTTTAGTAGAGATTATATTTTTGTTCTAGAAAAAAACTATGAGACAGCTATCAAAATTTTGGGAATATAA
- a CDS encoding 2OG-Fe dioxygenase family protein, with the protein MFDDILKKMITFTAFKISKYTNILKFKLIVHHTLIFCIDGNISTNSPEGIHQDGMDFIMSAFIVERKNIKGAKSIIYNNMFNKFNKILEITLKEGYGILQPDMNTSLWHEVTEIFSIDKNKPAYRSSIGFDFEVIK; encoded by the coding sequence TTGTTTGATGATATTTTAAAAAAAATGATAACTTTTACCGCTTTTAAAATAAGTAAATATACAAATATTCTTAAATTTAAACTTATAGTTCATCATACTTTAATTTTTTGTATTGATGGCAATATTTCTACAAATTCTCCAGAGGGCATTCATCAAGATGGTATGGATTTTATTATGTCTGCTTTTATAGTTGAGAGAAAAAATATTAAAGGGGCAAAAAGTATTATTTATAATAATATGTTTAATAAATTTAATAAAATTCTAGAAATTACTTTGAAAGAAGGATATGGTATATTGCAACCAGATATGAATACTTCTTTGTGGCATGAAGTTACAGAAATCTTTTCTATTGATAAAAATAAACCAGCCTATCGTTCTAGCATAGGATTTGATTTTGAGGTGATTAAATGA
- a CDS encoding transporter substrate-binding domain-containing protein, producing the protein MRKIIFLIILFKVALFAKLDLTEAEQRWLDAHPVIIAGIDSNYAPFEFVDEKGQFAGMAIDYLKEIEKILGVKIEIKTAKSWENVTNMAKSGSVDFLSCLAKTQERAKYLNFTKPYLSFPTAIVTNKTAGYVNGLKELNGKTVAVIDQYMANQRLEEHYDNIYLVKTQNLSQGLELVASGKTFAYVDNLSQLIYALQKGTFGNLAISGVADYKFDYAMASITKEPILRDILQKALDNIPSEIRQSIHCKWFPPAYQQATDYKLVWQVVCVGMLVLGVFGCWLYLLKKEIKKRISIEQDLNRNREWLNCSLNSAEIGAWDLDIISQTISGNSVFSGILGLEDSEILLSMERFKSDFIYKDDLAKFLSHLERCFEAKGEFCALEFRVVSSDKNTKKVEITSKVFKYDLYQNPIRMMGFMKEI; encoded by the coding sequence ATGAGAAAAATAATATTTTTAATCATCTTGTTTAAGGTAGCGTTGTTCGCAAAACTTGATTTAACCGAAGCTGAGCAAAGATGGCTAGATGCGCATCCGGTAATAATCGCTGGCATTGATAGTAACTATGCGCCATTTGAATTTGTCGATGAAAAAGGGCAATTTGCAGGGATGGCTATTGATTATCTAAAAGAGATTGAAAAAATTCTTGGTGTAAAAATTGAAATCAAAACAGCAAAATCGTGGGAAAATGTTACAAATATGGCAAAAAGTGGCTCTGTTGATTTCTTGTCTTGTCTTGCAAAAACGCAAGAAAGGGCTAAGTATCTAAATTTCACAAAGCCATATCTATCTTTTCCGACTGCGATTGTTACGAACAAAACCGCAGGATATGTAAATGGCTTAAAGGAGCTAAATGGAAAAACAGTTGCCGTGATAGATCAATACATGGCAAACCAGCGTCTTGAGGAGCATTATGATAACATTTATTTAGTAAAAACTCAAAATTTATCGCAAGGTTTGGAGCTTGTAGCTTCTGGCAAAACTTTTGCTTATGTTGATAACCTTTCGCAACTAATTTATGCCTTGCAAAAGGGAACTTTTGGAAATTTGGCTATTTCTGGAGTTGCTGATTATAAGTTTGATTATGCGATGGCTTCGATTACAAAAGAGCCGATTTTAAGAGATATTTTACAAAAAGCACTTGATAACATTCCAAGCGAAATAAGGCAAAGCATACATTGCAAATGGTTTCCGCCTGCGTATCAGCAAGCGACTGACTATAAACTTGTGTGGCAAGTTGTGTGTGTGGGAATGCTTGTGCTTGGGGTTTTTGGGTGTTGGCTTTATCTGCTAAAAAAAGAGATAAAAAAGCGAATTTCAATCGAGCAGGATTTAAACAGAAACCGCGAGTGGCTAAATTGTAGTTTAAACTCAGCTGAAATCGGCGCGTGGGATTTGGATATCATAAGCCAAACGATAAGTGGAAATTCTGTTTTTTCTGGAATTTTGGGGCTAGAAGATAGTGAAATTTTGCTTAGTATGGAGCGGTTTAAGAGTGATTTTATATATAAAGATGATTTGGCAAAATTTCTATCTCATTTAGAGAGATGTTTTGAGGCTAAAGGCGAGTTTTGCGCACTAGAATTTAGGGTAGTTTCTAGCGATAAAAATACAAAAAAAGTCGAGATTACAAGCAAGGTTTTTAAATACGACTTGTATCAAAATCCGATTAGAATGATGGGATTTATGAAAGAAATTTAA
- a CDS encoding sensor histidine kinase encodes MRSINRSIALYSFIICLFISVGFTLLSYFYVHELNLSLQMKEKHDIELYAYKITKTKQNLQDFKEDLFGTLESFLYKIAIIDTNGKILYSTFDKAPKIGILNYAIIEDGVVKFCDNAQFLDAGRVVMVLYKKIDYTSVKQKAYLLCGLILTFLLFCSIFLYIHTKKAYDEMSKNLALFLKDAIHEIRTPLGVLQINLEFLENTLSNSMPLKRAQGGLRNLTSIYENMEYLIKNKKIAYKKEWINLSELIMYRIEFFQILCDVKELEFTYHIDKMFLYANSLEIQRFIDNNISNAIKYTKQGRKINLNLEKTKFGATLSFENEGDEIVDTQKIFEQYHRGDNISGGFGLGLSMVKKICAKYKISIRVDSKNGLNKFSYNLPKTIIKELQ; translated from the coding sequence TTGAGAAGTATTAACCGCTCTATCGCACTTTACTCATTTATAATCTGCTTGTTTATATCGGTTGGTTTTACTCTTTTATCGTATTTTTACGTGCATGAGCTAAATTTGTCTTTGCAGATGAAAGAAAAGCATGATATCGAGCTTTATGCGTATAAAATCACAAAAACAAAGCAAAATTTACAAGATTTTAAAGAAGATCTTTTTGGCACACTCGAGTCATTTTTATATAAAATCGCAATTATAGACACAAATGGCAAAATTCTATACTCTACTTTCGATAAAGCTCCAAAAATTGGGATTTTAAACTATGCGATTATAGAAGATGGAGTTGTTAAATTTTGTGATAATGCTCAGTTTTTAGATGCAGGTAGGGTTGTGATGGTTTTATATAAAAAGATAGATTACACAAGCGTAAAGCAAAAGGCGTATCTGCTTTGTGGTTTGATTTTGACTTTTTTGCTTTTTTGCTCGATTTTTTTATATATCCATACGAAAAAAGCTTATGATGAGATGAGTAAAAATTTAGCCTTGTTTTTAAAAGATGCGATTCATGAGATAAGAACGCCGCTTGGGGTTTTGCAGATAAATTTAGAGTTTTTAGAAAACACATTATCAAATTCTATGCCTTTAAAACGAGCTCAAGGTGGACTTAGAAACCTCACATCGATTTATGAAAATATGGAATATCTAATCAAAAATAAAAAAATCGCATATAAAAAAGAGTGGATAAATTTAAGTGAGCTTATTATGTATCGCATAGAATTTTTTCAAATTTTATGCGATGTAAAAGAGCTGGAATTTACTTATCATATCGATAAAATGTTTCTTTATGCAAATTCGCTTGAGATACAAAGATTTATAGATAACAACATCTCAAATGCGATAAAATACACAAAACAAGGTAGAAAAATAAACCTAAATTTAGAAAAAACAAAATTTGGCGCAACTCTTAGCTTTGAAAATGAAGGCGATGAGATAGTCGATACTCAAAAGATTTTTGAGCAATATCACAGAGGCGATAACATCAGCGGTGGCTTTGGTCTTGGGCTTAGCATGGTTAAAAAAATATGCGCAAAATACAAAATCTCAATCCGCGTTGATTCAAAAAATGGATTAAATAAATTTAGCTATAACTTGCCAAAAACTATCATAAAAGAGCTGCAATGA
- a CDS encoding response regulator transcription factor — translation MKILLLEDDHSYRVSIKDFLELLEYEVDDFEDGKSAMDAILDNNYDLLLLDVRTPKMSGYEVVNLTRKEGIEVPIILVTSLTDIEDLSKGYELGCNDYIRKPFALKELKYRITQAINNFSFKTSKKVVNLACGFEFCIDKNELKFKDEAIKLTKIELEIILFLIKRQGSFASTNEIISELWSDEFITEADFRMHIKRIRDKTDKNLIINSRGLGYKIEKY, via the coding sequence ATGAAAATTTTACTATTAGAAGATGATCATAGTTACAGAGTTAGCATCAAAGACTTTTTAGAGTTACTTGAGTATGAGGTCGATGACTTTGAAGATGGCAAAAGTGCGATGGATGCGATACTTGATAATAACTACGATCTGCTTCTTTTAGATGTTAGAACGCCAAAGATGTCTGGATATGAGGTAGTAAATTTAACAAGAAAAGAGGGCATTGAAGTGCCTATAATCTTAGTAACTTCTTTGACTGATATTGAGGATTTAAGCAAGGGTTATGAACTTGGGTGCAATGACTATATAAGAAAACCGTTTGCGCTAAAAGAGCTTAAATACCGAATCACACAAGCTATAAATAACTTTTCGTTTAAAACTAGCAAAAAGGTTGTAAATTTAGCCTGTGGATTTGAGTTTTGTATCGATAAAAACGAGCTAAAATTTAAAGATGAAGCGATAAAACTAACCAAAATCGAGCTAGAAATCATACTTTTTCTTATAAAAAGACAAGGAAGTTTTGCAAGCACAAATGAGATTATAAGCGAACTTTGGAGCGATGAGTTTATAACTGAGGCTGATTTTCGTATGCATATAAAAAGAATTCGTGATAAAACAGATAAAAATTTGATAATAAACTCAAGAGGTTTGGGATATAAGATTGAGAAGTATTAA
- a CDS encoding TorD/DmsD family molecular chaperone encodes MRNLDYETDISNTYDFLRELFFNELKHDSFEKVKIKALNLSLNLQSVDFVRHLLNDINLDEARWEYNRLFIGPKKPPASPFESVYRSKKGLLMREFAYEVREIYANVGLEVQAKDHMPDDFLGFELQYLFYISSLARESLKNEKFSQADELIELRKEFLKEHILVWIYKFIDDIKTHSKEKIWVEFGEFLTSVFELEKKHLGL; translated from the coding sequence ATGAGAAATTTAGACTACGAAACAGATATCTCAAATACATATGATTTTTTAAGAGAGCTGTTTTTTAACGAGTTAAAGCATGATAGTTTTGAGAAAGTCAAGATAAAAGCACTAAATTTAAGTTTAAATTTACAAAGCGTGGATTTTGTGCGACATCTGTTAAATGATATAAATTTAGATGAAGCAAGATGGGAGTACAATAGACTTTTTATAGGTCCTAAAAAACCACCAGCTTCGCCTTTTGAATCAGTTTATCGCTCTAAAAAAGGGCTTTTGATGAGAGAGTTTGCTTATGAAGTTAGAGAAATTTATGCAAATGTTGGTTTAGAAGTTCAAGCAAAAGATCATATGCCAGATGATTTTTTAGGATTTGAGTTGCAATATCTTTTTTACATATCAAGTCTTGCAAGAGAGTCTTTAAAAAATGAGAAATTTAGCCAAGCAGATGAACTTATAGAGTTAAGAAAAGAGTTCTTAAAAGAGCATATTTTGGTTTGGATTTATAAATTTATAGATGATATAAAAACTCACAGTAAAGAGAAAATTTGGGTTGAGTTTGGCGAGTTTTTAACAAGCGTGTTTGAGTTAGAAAAGAAGCATTTAGGTTTATAA
- a CDS encoding cytochrome b/b6 domain-containing protein — protein sequence MKKIRAYHPLERAYHKYMILFVFLLILSGLPFFSKSFDFIAYVVGYPVSEFLGNGEALASGLMVLRVIHWSSGFLLGIISVLFLLGMICKINKLNIFPDRWGVAAIFDGIKQMQIHYLEHKPAKFGKLNIGQKASAWVMFLTMATLIISGVLLALRNINPMFFDANTTLLLRDIHSVSFVILVIVLIIHMFFALLPSNESSYKAMFETGEMDEEYVKSHHPLWYEKLQKDI from the coding sequence ATGAAAAAAATTAGAGCGTATCATCCCTTAGAAAGGGCATATCATAAATATATGATTTTGTTTGTTTTTCTTTTGATTTTAAGTGGGTTGCCGTTTTTTTCAAAAAGCTTTGATTTTATAGCTTATGTTGTTGGCTATCCAGTAAGTGAGTTTTTAGGTAATGGCGAAGCTTTGGCTTCAGGACTTATGGTTTTGCGCGTGATTCACTGGAGTAGTGGATTTTTATTAGGTATAATTTCGGTTTTGTTTTTACTAGGTATGATTTGTAAGATAAATAAGCTAAACATTTTCCCAGACAGATGGGGAGTTGCTGCGATTTTTGATGGCATTAAACAGATGCAAATTCACTATCTTGAGCATAAACCAGCAAAATTTGGCAAACTAAATATCGGTCAAAAAGCAAGTGCTTGGGTTATGTTTTTAACTATGGCAACGCTGATTATAAGTGGAGTATTGCTTGCTTTAAGAAACATAAATCCTATGTTTTTTGATGCAAACACAACGCTTTTGCTTAGAGATATTCATAGTGTTAGCTTTGTTATTTTGGTTATAGTTTTGATTATCCATATGTTCTTTGCGCTTCTTCCATCAAACGAAAGCTCGTATAAAGCGATGTTTGAAACTGGAGAAATGGATGAAGAGTATGTAAAAAGTCATCATCCGCTTTGGTATGAAAAATTACAAAAAGATATTTAA